From Pempheris klunzingeri isolate RE-2024b chromosome 18, fPemKlu1.hap1, whole genome shotgun sequence, a single genomic window includes:
- the ak9 gene encoding LOW QUALITY PROTEIN: adenylate kinase 9 (The sequence of the model RefSeq protein was modified relative to this genomic sequence to represent the inferred CDS: substituted 1 base at 1 genomic stop codon), whose protein sequence is MSQKNTQVHRLVDNLLEDEAEIESLLDKPTCFIIVGRPGVGKSTLAKKIADSWKCILIDDTDLLNTHVKNKTKQGIELLNILSEGRSIPEDMVLQLILARLNSPDVEHYGYVLSCLPFMSEECLKIQEQIELIKNLKLTPDFIINIKCADKDLVYRLSGLKQHPETGQLYNRDQWKREEVFNKKENKEEDVEDEQEQPLEEELQKDVIDQLVWTPENLARYSFPRINMYKDTMLRPLEDYMTNHNLLYLLELDGNNTPEVLHSSVMSRLGSMAIKRVPVPVLLHQTDGDELPEDTDTDDLLRTMSSSRVVAPGFRWRRSRWGGTCPVALKEGKVIPGKPELCVGFQDKLYMLSSQEAYQKLITNPRRYLLPTMCRAPCRVSIIGPPQAGKSTLCKLLAQHYNALVLDIKELVQPVLAKVEQERLDKIKEETTQVAIEKIKVKMEQDGRQNSDETNSVEEEHPEVQAIVLTALEEAKHMTTPPFSLYAEVLQKRIKEIEEADTDADVRTGWVLYNFPQNFSQLGALQQAGILPDILFCLRDSDGNQVLRRLYEVNKESVDKAVRKRLQDEQSGKEKQTLXVQVERAGLQTNLETVAEETEENPEQTDTTSPAHPNMIKKEAVVLTELGYPDGPEMNDYKLQLQQFVAESGNMLSVLTVAHSVLEIGGKSPEDLLQEMVSQMEKPYQYVSWELSAMDLNEETEDIEALTELERAEESNADDNAVEEEDEEGTTAKRLLGDTQHFCPVALKKHNVLWPCMDDIAAKYREKTYYFSSQEARDSFLQNPAQFVAQTEPVKPPAMRIFLLGTRGAGKTTHGEWLAQQLGIFHIQFREQLQTLIMAKTKKRVPYADEVESSEESTKDLEALIREARREDEDEKGTEEQEVVLTDEERAIKAYLSGGHPLTPQILDMVIAPYWKQEPYMSTGFILEGFPCNSDEVHYMLQQQLLPDIVVIMEVEVSDVQKRLLPTYLEKWYEWRRNRQAQLNLLRELRKKNREEDIAKRREELMAEQGTKAAKTKDDEEDDEEDQDAGSIEDEIEAMLMEEFPVEEDTDDSENEETEETASERLGMEIEERFVMDENSLSVTELLSEQNIPKVSINASRKSRIVRHQLLQKIQPLLTNRESLFQQCQPISYSLAHKLLLSSYKRHSAFGCWDPVKQYKERDLIQPLQWPLNATYPLIFHQYIYFFESKTNRSTFMLNPLKYLRQPKPTPSLPVKIAVVGPPKSGKTTVAQMFAQKYGLACLSIGSVMRMVLNTQEHTDLAVQMKKHLCKGLTVPDKLAIQCLEVALLSSVSSTRGYVLDGFPKTLKQAELMGSHSIIPMIVVELELDTVEVLKRGLVDKMKPNKPHLMHDSSEIIHIRNSCYKQEVEHVRKHFQQQYQNYILLDGLKSQWWTWNSIIKEVSISMKNIHSYLERTHGRQAACINRLCITPKELQCQLGEFGLHCPVCLALHHHLVDCSETEALTHAAEYRGMYYKMCGEDHLEWFLTTPDQFVTPGCPHTLPQQHLLPAKLTEIQVKNRFPQQVEMRGFCPVTYLDGKQRYEALVQGKMEYAVEYRERIYVFETKQKQDKFLRTPETYWDQKLPNKIPPLCEPVPLTSLPTLGYLEQGVAVAVIKAMTAVGCLKPKHPFLSIQRSALIYVAFYLKAFNHKSTDYTCQKYKKKLALFEENCALIPYLSSTMRGNYRPPNERPIDFQFKLNRFLALGDLPGASGVL, encoded by the exons ATGTCTCAAAAGAACA CTCAAGTACACCGTTTAGTGGACAACCTACTGGAGGATGAAGCTGAAATAGAGAGTCTTCTAGACAAACCAACCTGCTTCATCATAGTTGGAAGGCCG gGTGTTGGCAAATCCACCTTGGCCAAAAAAATTGCAGATTCCTGGAAGTGTATCTTAATTGATG ACACAGACCTGCTCAACAcacatgttaaaaataaaacaaagcaaggcATAGAG CTCTTGAATATCTTATCTGAGGGGAGAAGTATACCAGAAGACATGGTACTCCAGCTGATACTTGCCAGGCTGAACTCACCAGATGTGGAGCACTATG GGTATGTACTGAGCTGCCTGCCATTCATGTCGGAGGAGTGTCTGAAGATTCAAGAGCAGATTGAGCTGATCAAAAACCTCAAACTAACACCTGATTTTATCATCAACATCAAG TGTGCAGACAAGGACCTGGTCTATAGGCTGTCAGGACTGAAGCAGCACCCAGAGACAGGACAGCTGTACAACAGGGATCAGTGGAAGCGAGAGGAGGTGTTTAACAAGAAAGAGAACAAGGAGGAGGACGTGGAGGATGAGCAGGAGCAG CCTTTGGAAGAGGAGCTCCAAAAGGATGTTATTGACCAGCTGGTGTGGACGCCAGAGAATTTGGCCAGATATTCTTTTCCTAGAATCAACATGTACAAGGATACCATGCTCAGACCACTGGAG GACTACATGACGAACCACAACCTTCTTTACCTGTTGGAGCTGGATGGAAACAACACTCCTGAAGTGCTGCACTCG TCTGTGATGTCCCGTCTTGGATCCATGGCAATAAAGCGTGTCCCTGTTCCAGTCCTCCTCCACCAGACTGATGGTGATGAATTGCCAGAGGACACTGACACG GACGACCTACTGAGAACTATGTCCTCCTCCAGGGTTGTGGCTCCTGGCTTTCGCTGGCGAAGGAGCCGCTGGGGTGGAACTTGTCCTGTTGCTCTAAAGGAAGGCAAGGTCATTCCTGGCAAGCCTGAATTATGTGTGGG CTTTCAGGACAAACTGTACATGCTCTCATCTCAGGAGGCCTACCAGAAGCTGATCACAAATCCCAGACGGTACTTGCTTCCTACAATGTGCAGGGCCCCTTGCAGAGTTTCCATCATTGGACCTCCACAGGCAGGGAAAAGCACTCTATGTAAGCTTCTAGCTCAGCACTACAATGCGTTGGTGCTTGATATTAAGGAACTGGTGCAGCCGGTTTTGGCCAAGGTTGAGCAGGAGAGGCTTGACAAAATCAAAGAGGAGACAACTCAGGTTGCTATTGAGAAAATCAAGGTGAAGATGGAGCAGGATGGCAGACAGAATTCAG atGAAACTAATTCTGTTGAAG AGGAGCATCCAGAAGTACAAGCCATAGTGCTCACGGCACTCGAAGAAGCCAAACATATGACCACACCACCCTTCAGCCTGTATGCTGAAGTACTGCAGAAGCGTATAAAAGAG ATCGAAGAGGCTGACACTGATGCAGACGTCAGGACTGGCTGGGTGCTTTACAACTTTCCCCAGAACTTTTCCCAGTTGGGAGCCTTACAGCAAGCTGGAATCCTGCCAGACATCCTCTTCTGTCTCAGAGACAGTGATGGAAATCAGG TTTTGAGGAGATTGTACGAGGTGAACAAGGAGAGCGTGGACAAAGCGGTAAGGAAGAGGTTGCAGGATGAACAATCTGGGAAGGAGAAACAGACCCTGTGAGTGCAA GTAGAGCGTGCAGGACTGCAAACAAATCTAGAGACAGTTGCTGAAGAGACTGAAG AAAATCCTGAACAAACTGACACCACCAGCCCTGCACACCCTAACATGATCAAGAAGGAAG CTGTGGTACTAACTGAGTTGGGTTACCCAGATGGCCCGGAGATGAATGACTATAAACTGCAACTGCAACAGTTTGTAGCCGAATCAGGGAACATGCTATCCGTTTTAACTGTGGCCCACTCAGTACTGGAAATTGGTGGCAAAAGCCCTGAGGACCTGCTTCAAGAGATGGTCTCTCAGATGGAGA AACCCTATCAGTATGTGTCCTGGGAGCTGTCAGCGATGGACCTGAACGAGGAAACAGAGGATATCGAGGCGTTAACTGAGCTGGAAAGAGCCGAGGAAAGCAATGCTGATGATAATGcggtagaggaggaggatgaa GAGGGCACAACAGCCAAGAGACTATTAGGCGATACCCAACATTTCTGCCCTGTGGCCTTAAAAAAACATAACGTCCTGTGGCCGTGCATGGATGACATTGCAGCCAAGTATCGTGAGAAGACCTACTATTTCTCCAGCCAGGAAGCCAGGGACTCCTTCCTTCAAAACCCTGCACAATTTGTTGCACAGACTGAGCCTGTCAAG CCTCCTGCAATGCGGATCTTTTTGCTCGGCACCCGTGGGGCAGGGAAGACCACTCATGGTGAGTGGCTCGCCCAGCAGCTTGGCATTTTCCACATTCAGTTCAGAGAGCAACTCCAAACGCTCATCATGGCCAAAACAAAGAAGCGAGTACCGTATGCTGACGAGGTAGAGTCTTCAGAGGAGTCTACTAAAGACTTGGAGGCCCTGATAAGGGAAGCcaggagggaggatgaggacgaGAAGGGGACGGAGG AGCAGGAAGTGGTGCTGACTGATGAGGAAAGGGCCATCAAAGCCTACCTGTCTGGTGGACACCCACTGACTCCACAGATCCTGGATATGGTTATCGCACCATACTGGAAACAGGAACCATACAT GTCTACaggttttattttggagggCTTCCCTTGCAATTCTGATGAGGTGCATTACATGTTGCAGCAACAGCTTCTCCCTGACATTGTGGTAATCATGGAGGTGGAGGTCTCTGATGTTCAGAAGCGCCTGTTGCCAACATACCTTGAGAAATGGTATGAATGGCGCCGCAACCGGCAAGCACAACTGAACCTTCTTCGGGAACTACGTAAGAAGAACAGG GAGGAGGACATTGCCAAGAGGAGGGAGGAACTCATGGCAGAGCAAGGCACTAAGGCAGCCAAAACAAAG gatgatgaagaagatgatgaagaggatcAAGATGCAGGCAGCATAGAGGATGAGATTGAGGCCATGCTGATGGAGGAGTTTCCTGTAGAAGAGGATACTGATGACTCTGAGAATGAGGAGACTGAGGAGACAGCGTCTGAGAGGCTGGGGATGGAGATAGAGGAGCGTTTCGTGATGGATGAAAACAGCCTCTCTGTGACG GAGCTCCTGAGCGAACAAAACATACCCAAAGTGTCAATCAATGCGTCTCGCAAGTCCCGGATCGTGCGGCATCAGCTGCTCCAGAAGATCCAGCCCCTGCTGACCAACAGGGAGTCACTCTTCCAACAATGCCAACCCATCTCGTACAGCCTGGCACAtaagctgctgctctcctcttaCAAACGCCACAGTGCCTTTGGCTGCTGGGACCCTGTAAAG CaatacaaagagagagatttgATCCAGCCTCTGCAGTGGCCTCTCAATGCCACATATCCTCTGATCTTCCATCAGTATATTTACTTCTTTGAATCTAAGACGAACCGCAGTACGTTTATGCTGAACCCCTTGAAGTATCTAAGGCAGCCAAAGCCCACGCCGTCCCTTCCAGTTAAAATCGCTGTTGTTGGACCACCCAAATCTGGAAAGACCACTG TGGCACAGATGTTTGCTCAGAAATATGGCCTAGCTTGTCTCTCCATTGGCTCTGTCATGCGCATGGTGCTGAACACTCAGGAGCACACTGATCTTGCTGTTCAGATGAAAAAGCACCTCTGTAAGGGACTTACTGTGCCTGATAAACTGGCCATTCAGTGTCTGGAGGTGGCGCTCTTAAGCTCCGTCAGCAGCACTCGAGG GTACGTGTTGGATGGCTTTCCAAAGACACTTAAGCAGGCAGAGCTGATGGGGTCTCACAGCATCATCCCCATGATAGTAGTTGAGCTGGAActggacacagtggaggtgCTGAAGAGAGGCCTTGTGGATAAGATGAAGCCTAACAA GCCTCACCTGATGCATGACAGCTCCGAGATCATCCACATTCGTAACTCCTGTTACAAGCAAGAGGTGGAGCATGTGAGGAAACACTTCCAACAACAGTATCAGAACTATATCCTGCTTGATGGCTTAAAGAGCCAATGGTGGACCTGGAACAGCATTATAAAGGAGGTCAGCATCAGCATGAAAAACATCCACAGCTACCTGGAGAGGACGCACGGCA GACAAGCAGCCTGCATTAACAGACTGTGCATCACACCCAAGGAGCTGCAGTGTCAGCTTGGGGAGTTTGGCCTGCACTGCCCTGTCTGCCTGGCTCTACATCACCACCTGGTGGACTGCTCAGAGACCGAAGCCTTAACACATGCAGCTGAATACAGAGGAATGTATTACAAAATGTGCGGTGAAGACCATTTAGAG TGGTTCCTGACCACTCCAGATCAGTTTGTGACTCCTGGCTGTCCGCACACTCTCccacaacaacacctgctgccaGCAAAGCTAACTGAGATTCAGGTGAAGAACAGGTTCCCACAGCAAGTTGAGATGAGGGGCTTCTGTCCAGTCACTTATCTGGATGGAAAGCAAAG GTATGAAGCCCTGGTTCAAGGAAAGATGGAGTATGCTGTCGAATACAGAGAACGAATCTACGTCTTTGAGACAAAGCAGAAACAGGACAAGTTTTTGAG GACTCCTGAAACCTACTGGGACCAGAAACTGCCCAATAAAATTCCTCCTCTTTGTGAGCCTGTACCCCTCACCTCCCTTCCCACGTTGGGCTACCTGgaacag GGTGTGGCAGTAGCAGTGATCAAAGCCATGACAGCTGTTGGGTGTCTCAAACCAAAGCATCCCTTCCTCAGTATACAAAGATCAGCACTCATTTATGTGGCCTTTTATCTGAAAG CTTTCAACCACAAGAGCACAGACTACACTTGCCAGAAGTACAAAAAGAAGCTGGCCTTGTTTGAAGAGAACTGCGCTCTCATTCCCTACCTGAGCTCAACAATGAGAGGGAACTACAGGCCTCCTAATGAACGTCCGattgactttcagttcaaactgAATAGATTCCTGGCCTTGGGAGACTTGCCAGGAGCCAGCGGTGTGCTGTAG